A stretch of the Candidatus Zixiibacteriota bacterium genome encodes the following:
- a CDS encoding TrkH family potassium uptake protein, which produces MELLGPNPGRHIPVFFLMAIAVGAALLSLPVSCQDGRLAIVDAVFTATSAVCITGLIVVDTAHDLSRFGQIVVLVLIQVGGLGFMTLTSVVLFSLGTRLTFREKLSVDQSLNIGISGDIAGLIKAVVMTTFLFELCGAVALLFRFWGEFSFGEACFHAVFHSVSAFCNAGFSTFSNSLENYRFDNVTILIFSALIIFGGLGFVVISDIFNRFRNRNRPLTLHSKLCLTMTAILLVAGTIAFLVAENKNFFQGAPTISNLSNAFFQAVTSRTAGFNTIPQASLAEISILITMILMFIGACPGSTAGGIKTTTFAIIAIMVYRRFTGYKNVSVFKRTISNDSVSRALTVFILAIIVILVVFVTFMYSEQTPASHKLSHGWFVENLFEVISAFGTVGLSMGVTPHLHDIGKLLIVVTMFIGRVGLLTLAFALARPSQRGEVIYREEEVMVG; this is translated from the coding sequence ATGGAGTTATTGGGACCCAATCCCGGACGGCACATCCCCGTCTTCTTTTTGATGGCCATTGCTGTCGGGGCCGCCCTGCTGTCTTTGCCGGTGAGTTGTCAGGATGGTCGCCTTGCAATAGTCGACGCCGTCTTCACCGCAACATCGGCGGTCTGCATCACCGGACTGATAGTCGTTGACACCGCTCACGACCTTTCCCGCTTCGGGCAAATCGTTGTCCTTGTCCTGATACAGGTTGGGGGGCTCGGCTTTATGACTCTCACCTCAGTCGTCCTGTTCTCTCTTGGAACAAGGCTTACCTTTCGTGAAAAGCTCAGCGTCGACCAAAGTCTCAATATCGGCATAAGCGGCGATATCGCCGGCCTCATTAAGGCGGTGGTAATGACCACTTTTTTATTTGAACTCTGTGGCGCGGTGGCGCTGCTTTTTAGGTTCTGGGGGGAGTTTAGCTTCGGCGAGGCCTGTTTCCATGCCGTCTTTCATTCCGTGTCGGCTTTTTGTAATGCCGGTTTCTCCACGTTCAGCAACAGCCTGGAAAACTATCGCTTTGATAATGTCACGATTCTGATCTTTTCCGCCCTGATCATTTTCGGAGGGCTGGGCTTCGTCGTCATAAGCGATATATTCAACCGCTTCCGCAATAGAAACCGCCCTCTTACTTTACACTCAAAACTCTGCCTGACAATGACGGCCATATTGCTGGTCGCCGGTACCATAGCGTTTCTGGTGGCCGAAAATAAGAATTTCTTTCAGGGAGCGCCGACGATCAGCAACCTGTCCAACGCCTTTTTTCAAGCGGTGACCTCTCGCACGGCCGGCTTCAACACCATCCCGCAAGCCAGCCTTGCCGAGATCAGCATCCTGATAACCATGATACTCATGTTCATCGGCGCCTGTCCCGGCTCAACGGCAGGAGGGATCAAGACCACCACTTTTGCCATCATAGCCATCATGGTGTACCGGCGATTCACCGGATACAAAAACGTCTCGGTTTTCAAACGGACAATAAGCAACGATTCTGTCTCTCGCGCGCTGACAGTCTTTATCCTGGCGATAATAGTAATCTTGGTCGTCTTTGTAACGTTCATGTACTCGGAACAAACACCGGCTTCACATAAATTGAGCCACGGCTGGTTTGTGGAAAATCTGTTCGAGGTGATATCCGCGTTTGGGACGGTCGGCCTGTCCATGGGCGTCACACCCCACCTTCACGATATCGGCAAACTGCTGATCGTGGTTACGATGTTCATTGGCAGGGTGGGACTTCTCACGCTGGCGTTCGCTCTCGCGCGCCCCAGCCAGCGGGGAGAAGTAATCTATCGCGAAGAAGAAGTTATGGTCGGATAA
- a CDS encoding TrkA family potassium uptake protein, with protein sequence MKRFIVIGMGNFGSTVAEELLNLDCEVTAIDSDKSRVQALHEHPRLIAILADATDRNFLEKLDIQNADSIVISTGRNSHASILMALHLSELKAKEIVVKANSQEHAKILLKVGATEAVIPERQMAVKVAHSLAQPNLVDYLPLGEDYHIAEIMAPAEFANKNLAELRLRSQYQVQVIATKNSVTNKFNFVIDGDYKIKATDILVILGKQEDINKLRA encoded by the coding sequence ATGAAAAGATTCATAGTGATTGGCATGGGTAATTTCGGCTCCACTGTCGCCGAGGAACTTCTCAACCTCGACTGTGAGGTTACCGCTATAGACAGTGATAAGTCCAGAGTGCAGGCTCTCCATGAACATCCCAGACTGATCGCGATACTGGCCGATGCTACCGATCGCAATTTCTTGGAAAAGCTCGACATACAAAACGCCGACAGCATCGTTATTTCAACCGGCCGAAATTCACACGCCTCCATCCTGATGGCGTTGCACCTGAGTGAACTGAAAGCGAAAGAAATTGTCGTCAAAGCCAATTCTCAGGAGCATGCCAAGATACTGCTTAAAGTGGGCGCTACCGAAGCAGTCATTCCGGAACGCCAGATGGCCGTCAAGGTCGCGCATTCGCTGGCACAACCGAATCTGGTTGATTATCTGCCGCTGGGCGAAGACTATCACATAGCCGAAATAATGGCTCCGGCCGAGTTTGCGAACAAAAACCTGGCCGAGCTTAGACTTCGCTCCCAGTACCAGGTACAGGTCATTGCCACGAAAAACAGCGTTACCAACAAGTTCAATTTCGTTATTGACGGCGACTACAAAATCAAGGCTACCGATATACTGGTCATTCTCGGAAAGCAAGAAGACATCAACAAGTTAAGGGCATAA
- a CDS encoding diheme cytochrome c-553: MINRLILPVAFLALAALMLMIACSGEPKQVDAYGMQNQIERGKYLVNIGGCNDCHTPKIYTDKGPVPDESRLLAGHPANGTLPDVPNNLITPEGWAAITNSDFTAWVGPWGISYAANLTPDEVTGTGAWLESSFVDAMRNGKHMGTGRAILPPMPWMNIGQLSDDDLRAIFAYLQSLKPINNMVPQPVSAEKLMSGAQPKSTM, from the coding sequence ATGATCAACCGCTTAATATTGCCGGTTGCCTTTCTGGCATTGGCGGCACTTATGCTGATGATCGCGTGCTCCGGGGAACCAAAACAGGTGGACGCCTACGGCATGCAAAATCAGATCGAAAGAGGCAAATACCTCGTCAATATCGGAGGCTGCAACGATTGCCACACTCCAAAGATATACACGGACAAGGGGCCTGTGCCCGACGAGTCGCGGCTTCTTGCCGGCCACCCGGCTAATGGTACGCTGCCCGATGTCCCGAACAACTTGATTACACCTGAAGGCTGGGCCGCCATCACTAACAGCGATTTCACCGCCTGGGTGGGTCCATGGGGAATAAGCTACGCCGCTAACTTGACGCCCGATGAAGTCACGGGAACCGGCGCCTGGCTGGAATCTTCATTTGTCGACGCCATGCGCAACGGTAAACACATGGGCACCGGCAGAGCCATTCTACCGCCGATGCCGTGGATGAACATCGGTCAACTCAGCGATGATGACCTCAGGGCTATTTTTGCCTACCTCCAATCGCTCAAGCCTATCAACAATATGGTGCCGCAGCCGGTAAGCGCCGAAAAACTGATGTCAGGCGCTCAGCCAAAGAGCACGATGTAA
- the recA gene encoding recombinase RecA translates to MASLATAPDRKKALDAALTQIERSFGKGSIMRLGDNTVLEIEVIPSGSLGLDYALGVGGIPRGRVTEIFGPESSGKTTLALHIIAEAQKLGGVAAFIDAEHALDATYAKALGVDIDNLLVSQPDTGEQALEITETLVRSSAVDIIVVDSVAALTPKSEIEGDMGDSHMGLQARLMSQALRKLTAIISKSKTAVVFINQIRMKIGVMFGNPETTTGGNALKFYSTVRLDIRRIASIKDNQEVIGSRTRVRVVKNKVAPPFRETEFDIIYGKGVSSSGELLDVAVDKGIVDKSGAWFSYGSDRLGQGRENAKRFLEDTPQVAAEVLSKVKEKLGMKYEPLAKSAVEEEA, encoded by the coding sequence ATGGCTTCTTTGGCAACTGCTCCTGACCGCAAGAAGGCGCTGGATGCCGCGCTGACCCAAATTGAGCGTTCTTTCGGCAAGGGTTCTATCATGCGGTTGGGTGATAATACGGTTTTGGAGATCGAAGTTATTCCTTCCGGATCGCTGGGGCTCGACTACGCTCTTGGTGTCGGCGGGATACCTCGCGGACGGGTTACGGAGATTTTCGGTCCGGAATCATCGGGTAAGACAACTTTGGCGCTTCACATAATCGCGGAAGCTCAGAAGCTTGGCGGGGTGGCGGCTTTTATAGATGCTGAGCACGCCCTCGATGCCACGTATGCCAAAGCCCTCGGCGTTGATATCGACAATCTTCTCGTTTCCCAACCGGATACGGGCGAGCAGGCCCTTGAAATTACCGAGACACTGGTTCGCTCGAGCGCGGTGGATATTATCGTCGTGGATTCTGTCGCGGCGTTGACGCCGAAGTCCGAGATCGAAGGAGACATGGGCGACAGCCACATGGGTCTTCAGGCCCGACTCATGTCGCAGGCTTTGAGGAAGCTTACGGCCATTATCAGTAAATCGAAAACGGCCGTCGTTTTTATCAATCAGATTCGTATGAAGATCGGCGTTATGTTCGGCAACCCGGAGACTACGACAGGTGGTAATGCGCTAAAGTTTTATTCGACGGTGCGGTTGGATATTCGCCGGATAGCTTCGATTAAGGACAATCAGGAGGTTATCGGTTCAAGAACCCGTGTCAGGGTTGTGAAAAATAAAGTGGCGCCTCCATTCAGGGAGACCGAGTTCGATATCATCTATGGCAAAGGTGTTTCTTCGAGCGGTGAGCTTCTCGATGTCGCCGTTGATAAAGGTATCGTGGACAAATCCGGAGCGTGGTTCAGCTATGGTTCGGATCGTTTGGGGCAGGGGCGCGAGAACGCCAAGCGTTTCCTCGAAGATACCCCTCAGGTGGCGGCGGAGGTTCTGTCGAAAGTCAAAGAGAAGCTCGGCATGAAGTACGAGCCTCTCGCTAAATCCGCGGTGGAAGAAGAAGCTTGA
- a CDS encoding PEP-CTERM sorting domain-containing protein — MNPTLFTSQRFSGGHEGESELSGFFQRSRSSEYHYDRQECELETTPTPEPASLILFAAGLAGAGVYRRIRK; from the coding sequence GTGAACCCCACCCTGTTCACTTCGCAGCGATTTTCGGGCGGCCACGAAGGCGAGTCCGAATTGAGCGGCTTCTTCCAACGCAGTCGCTCCTCCGAATATCATTACGACCGGCAGGAGTGCGAACTCGAAACAACCCCGACCCCTGAACCTGCCAGCCTGATTCTTTTCGCGGCTGGTCTTGCCGGGGCGGGCGTCTACCGCCGCATCAGGAAATAA